In Phycisphaerae bacterium, the following are encoded in one genomic region:
- a CDS encoding GntR family transcriptional regulator, whose product MISDRVEHHLRKRIENLRAGTMLPPQEVLVRELGASRHTIREAMDRLKRDQLVESTRGRGTFVTSRPRTKPAVHLVSSCMDHPYNLMCIGVLTEVLRERGYLVHLPGSRTSGDEWRDIVCGHEQSAGVILIGDFGREDLQRLSETCRLPLVHVSDTDEQFRRPPLCDTVINDNAAMAFQGTDYLIRQGHQRIAFLGWGSEGIWDREVRRGYQESLLAHSLEPREDWVLRVPVATAPDTGPAADKNAQLEAKSR is encoded by the coding sequence TTGATTTCCGATCGGGTGGAGCATCATCTTCGCAAGCGGATCGAGAATCTCCGTGCCGGGACGATGCTGCCGCCTCAGGAGGTGCTGGTGCGGGAGTTGGGCGCCAGTCGGCATACGATCCGCGAAGCGATGGACCGTCTCAAGCGGGACCAGCTTGTGGAGTCCACCCGAGGCCGGGGGACGTTCGTCACGTCTCGGCCGCGAACCAAGCCCGCCGTTCACCTGGTCAGTTCCTGCATGGACCATCCCTACAACCTGATGTGCATCGGTGTGCTCACCGAAGTGCTCCGCGAGCGGGGGTATCTGGTCCACTTGCCCGGTTCGCGCACGTCCGGCGACGAGTGGCGCGACATCGTCTGCGGGCACGAGCAGTCGGCTGGCGTGATTCTGATCGGCGATTTCGGCCGCGAGGATCTGCAACGCCTGTCGGAGACATGCCGCCTGCCCCTGGTGCACGTTTCGGACACGGATGAACAGTTTCGCCGCCCCCCGCTGTGCGACACGGTCATCAACGACAATGCGGCGATGGCGTTTCAAGGCACCGACTATCTCATCCGGCAGGGACATCAGCGGATCGCCTTTCTGGGATGGGGTTCCGAGGGAATCTGGGACCGTGAAGTGCGCCGGGGATACCAGGAATCGCTGCTGGCCCACAGCCTTGAGCCGCGGGAGGACTGGGTGCTTCGCGTGCCGGTGGCGACGGCGCCCGATACGGGACCGGCGGCGGACAAGAACGCCCAACTGGAGGCGAAAAGCCGC